One part of the Parambassis ranga chromosome 8, fParRan2.1, whole genome shotgun sequence genome encodes these proteins:
- the junbb gene encoding junB proto-oncogene, AP-1 transcription factor subunit b, translated as MSTKMEQPFYHDDSFLSAYGHSDAAMHDYKLLKQNMNLNLTEPYRNLKSQLRAETDPYQGGQQQDVGSLKLASPELERLIIQNSNGVITTPTPGQYFYNRGITDEQEGFAEGFVKALDELHKMNQMPPPNVSIGAGGVTTCSAAASSVFGSALQPEPPIYTTLNAYSPNTSLSSASSYPTATISYLPPHQQGHPQNSTHPFPHPLQGSGLHPQRLVALKEEPQTVPDLLSSDGSPPMSPIDLETQERIKAERKRLRNRLAATKCRRRKLERIARLEEKVKVLKNDNAGLSNTASVLRDQVAQLKQKVLTHVSSGCQLMLTSKLEAF; from the coding sequence ATGTCTACAAAGATGGAACAGCCTTTTTATCATGACGACTCTTTTCTGTCGGCTTACGGCCACTCAGATGCAGCAATGCACGACTACAAACTGCTAAAGCAGAATATGAATTTGAACTTGACAGAACCCTATCGCAACCTGAAATCCCAGCTGAGAGCCGAGACAGACCCGTACCAGGGTGGGCAGCAACAGGACGTGGGATCCCTGAAGCTCGCCTCTCCAGAGCTGGAGAGGCTCATCATCCAAAACAGTAACGGTGTGATCACCACTCCCACCCCGGGACAGTACTTCTACAACCGGGGCATCACCGATGAGCAGGAGGGCTTCGCGGAGGGGTTTGTGAAGGCGTTGGATGAGCTCCACAAGATGAACCAGATGCCTCCTCCTAACGTGTCCATCGGAGCCGGTGGAGTTACAACGTGTTCGGCGGCGGCCTCTAGTGTCTTCGGTTCCGCCTTGCAGCCCGAACCTCCCATCTACACCACACTGAACGCCTACAGCCCGAACACAAGCCTGTCCTCCGCATCCAGCTACCCCACCGCCACCATCAGCTACCTGCCGCCGCACCAGCAGGGCCACCCGCAGAACTCCACGCACCCCTTCCCGCACCCTCTCCAGGGCTCCGGACTTCATCCACAGCGGCTTGTGGCTCTGAAAGAGGAGCCTCAGACCGTACCCGACCTCCTCAGCAGCGACGGCTCGCCTCCAATGTCCCCGATAGACCTGGAGACCCAGGAGCGGATCAAGGCGGAGCGCAAGAGGCTGAGGAACCGGCTAGCTGCCACCAAATGCAGGCGGCGCAAGCTGGAGCGCATCGCCCGGCTGGAGGAGAAGGTGAAAGTTTTGAAGAATGACAACGCGGGGCTGTCCAACACGGCGTCGGTGCTCCGGGATCAGGTCGCCCAGCTCAAACAGAAGGTCCTGACACATGTGAGCAGCGGCTGTCAGCTGATGCTGACGAGCAAGCTGGAGGCGTTTTAA